CCGCTCTCGGCCTGGCTGAGGCCACTGACTAGTGATCCATCGTTTCCGTGAGAATTTGCCGTCAATATCCGATGACATGTGATCATCAGTAACGGCTGAAGCCGAACCCAGATGTACAGGGGGTAGGTATCAGTTTTTAACCTTGGATGTGAGCAATAGGAAACAGCCGAGTGTTTGTGTTCTGCATCCATGACACGTGACTCTCATCTCCATCCGCATCCTCCGCCAGCGACTCTGAGGGATGGAGCACGTCCCAGGGTCATGCCAGGAAGCCAGCTCCACTCTGGCGGGGGAACCTCTCAACCTCCATGGTGCTGGGGAGGCAGAGGTCTGGGACCCTCTGCTGACCTGTGGGTGACTCTCTCCACTCAGTGGAGAGAGTTGACTGGAGCCCACACTCACGCACGGTGAGAGCGCGTGCAGGTTTTCATCTAGAAAAGAGGTTCTTACAGCGCCTGGACGGGATTAGTTCGCTCCCCATTCAGCTTTAGCAAGATTGGATTAGAGCTGAGAGGCCTGGCACCCGATTGGCTGCTGCCGTCAGATAAAGGGAGGGATTAGGCTGCTGGCCGCCGCTCATTGGTCCGTCATCAGCGGGAGTCCTGCTCCATCTGCTTCCGCGAGGATAATCCCTCGGAGGACTTCCACAGATGTGCGCCACGGAGCAGCGGCGCGCACTGGCGCGGACCCTGgcctcctctgaagtggtggacACCAGATGATCGGCTCGGGATGAGACGGCAGCGGACCATGGTCCAGATCACCCCTCTGTCAGGAGAGGAGCACGCCACTGATGACGCACGAGCCCGCGCAACACTCGCTCGCTCACGCACGGGAACGGACAAGCGAGTGGGCTACAGCGACATCGTGTGGTCACACTAGCAAAGTACAGGTCGAGGATTTCAAGGTGGGAAAACAGTGAAACACCGcgggaaatcaaacataaacaacCCTTCTGGCGCTGTAATAAACACACGTGTCACTGAGGAGAGTGCGATACAGAGCAAGACTTTAATTGAAACGTGATGCCACCAAACGGCGGCGGGCCAGGAGGCCCCCGGGCAGAGCTCCGGACTGACACTGGCCGGCCCAACAGGcatcagcaccaccaccaccactcggACACAGTGGTGTCCTCCACGTCCTGACCGCGAGGCGGCGCCCGTGAGCCCACGGAAGCGCTTTGAATCAAGGGTGTCAAACTGAGAGGGCCGCAGCGGGTGCTGCCCAGACGGGCGTCAGCACCTGACGGAGCATCCACTGACACCGGCCTGGTGACTGGTCGGCGGCGTCCTCTcgcttggttggaacaaaagcctgcacctgTGGTAAATGACGAGCTTCCAAGCGCGTGAATAAAGTGATAACAGGGAACACTTGAAAACAAACGGCCTTCAGGCGGCGCTCTTCCGCTCGCGCCGCCTCCACCTTTAATATGATAGCAGGAATATAAGCTAGTCTCGCGACATCTCTTGAACCTCCAGTAAACAAGAGAGCAAGAGAGCAGTGGGCTGAGCGACCCGCTTCCTTCAGAGACGCACGCAAGAGCGCGCAGGTCCGCAGCGGTCTGACAGAGCGGCGGTGCAGTCAGCTGCTGCGGCCCGCGCCCCCACTCTCTCAGGATAACACAAGCTTTTCTCTAAAAAGACTGAGCCAAGCAGGTAGAGGAACCTGGCGTACCAGTGCAGTCCTGCCGTGTTCCCGGGGTTCTGCTGCGCCTGCGTCTGGCTGCTGCGCTTCCACTGCCATTCAACTTTCAATCCACAAGTCTGAAGGTCACTCGTGTTCCTGTTCTGTCCACGCGCCGGTGTCAAATGGTCCGCTACCAGCAGCAGAGACAAAAGTCTCAGAGGTCCGAAGGCCCAGTGGGCCAGGACGTGGTCTTCCACGAGGGCGTAGCTGGACGCCAGGACGCCGTCCACGAACAGAGTTCCCTCCAGTGTCAGAGGAGCAAAGACTCCCATTGCCCGCTGGGACGAGAGCGAGCGGATCCTGGACGCACGAACCGGACCGCCGGGCGGACGGATGAGGACGCAGGCGCCGGGTTCAGCTCTGCTGGCAAATCGAGCTCGGTACCTGCCCGTGTTTGCCCCGCAGCGGGGGTCGAGAAAGAGCAGGTGGTGGGCAGTGAGGGTGAGCACGTAGCCCTCGTCTGTGCTCAGAGACAGAAAAGTAGACCACGTGTCCGGGTCCCGGTGCAAGAAGGAGATGACTCGGCTGAAAACCACCTGACCCGTGGCAGAAAGCGCCATGACGCTTTCACCGGCGGCGAGCGACTCCAGGGTCACCTGACCCCGGCCGGCGACGGTGACGAGGGCCCGGCCTGGAAAACACCCGCCTTTCTCCACGGCGACAGAGTGATCTGAGACAAGGAGCACAAACCATCAGCCGAGTCAGCAGCTGGGAGAGCCTCCGCTCATTTCTGCCAGGCGGCTGACTCCACCCAGCGGAAGCACCAGGAGGTCTTCTCACCAgctttcaccgagcagtgcacgTGGTACTTGGACTCGTAGTGGACCCAGTCGAAGCCGGCCTCCACGGCCAGCTGGGCCAGCAGCCCGTACTTCTCCGTGTCCCTGTCGTCAGTGGTGATGTCCACGGCCCGGCCTTCGTAGTGCAGCGATCCCGGCGGGTGGTGGCCGTCCTCGTCCCAGGCCTCCGTCACTCGCAGGTGCACCCCGGGCCACTGGTTCATCACAGCGATGGCCAGGCGGTTCACGCTCTCTTTGCATCGCTGGaagacacagacaggaagttcaTTCCCCTGGAGCGCAGGTGTCACCTTCTCCCCACGGAAGGCCTTGTTCTGTGTGCGACGCCAGCGGCTCCCAGCAGCCTCCTCCTCTCCGACGGCAGCGTCGACTCGTTCCCCTGGCCCTTCCAGGGTGACGGAAGAATCGAGGCCATTCTCTGCTTCTGGACTCACTTGCACCCGGAGACATTTCACTGGTGACTTTTCGCTGTGGTGGGCTGCGTATCACACTGCGTCCTTGTTGTTGGGACAGCAGCGGATGTTCTCGCTTCAGGACGACAAAGGCATCGATCAAAAATTCCCCTTGGGATGAAGAAAGTTTTGACTGGGACCGTCCCCCGTGGGGAAGCCCCGGGCCTCACTCCTTCACTCCCACCAGACTCGGGAGTCTGGCCAGCGTGCACGGGCCTGGCAGAGGCAGCAGGATCATGAGTCTTGACGTGTGAAGGGGCAGAGGGCAGGAATGCTCGGGCTGCCACTCCCAACACCACCGCCAGGCTGAGGGGGCGGTGGGGGGCACGGAAGACAAACTGGGCACATGTTTCCCACCAAGTGAAGAACCAGAGGCGCATGATTGTCCACTCCACAATAGTGGCTTTTCCAAGCAAAGCAGTTACTTCAGCAGGCGGGAATTTTGCATAGGCGaccttctccatctccaaaCGCCGCACAAAGACCGTCTTTCACATCCTTCCCATCAAGACGTGCACGCTCTGTCACCCGAGTGGGAAGCATGAGTTGGGTCTGGCCAGGTCAGTGAAGTCGCTCAGTGCAGATCCAGAGTGGAGCAGTGACTCAGCAAGTCAACTGGGGCACCCACCCGTCCCAGCCAGGTGAGGTGGCTCCAGCCACGGCAGCAATCATCGATCCCACCCTGGACTGAGCCTGTGGAGAGCAGCGGCCCGCCAACACCACTCACACTCTGTCACTTCCCACACGCACTCGCCGTGTTCCAGGCGCGTGGCTGCGCTCTCACCTTGGTCATGAAGCGGTCCGCGTTGGTGTTCTCCTCGTCCTTGAACACGATGTCCGggttgtagttgcacaccagCTGCTTGAATCTGTCCGAGTTGCGCGTGACTTTGCCTTCCGCCCTGCCGCTGGCTCCCAGGTTGTTCTCGGAGAAGTTTGGGAAGAACTGCTTGTAGTGCATTGCTGCCAGCTTCCTGGCGCGGGGTCGGACACCGTAGCCGGGTCCGGGTCCGCAGCCGTGCAGCAGGCACACGCAGGTCCAGAGGGAGAGCAGGCCGCCGCGGGCCAGTCGGGAGCCCCTCATCAGGGCGGGGTCAGCGGGTCAGCGCAGGTGCGGCGCACTCGTGCATCCCGGTCACATCGGGTCCGGTCCAGCAGTCGCGAGCGAGCGTCCCATCGAGAACGTTTCAAAGCAGTCACTGTCGAGTCCAAGCCGACTGAAGCGGTGACGCGCGGGTGGCGTCGCTTGCCGCGCGCTCTCCGAGGGAAATGTCGCTGGCACACCTGAACTCCGAGCCCGGCGGCAGCAGATCTCCAACCAGAGGTTCTGGTCCTCCTCCCCTTGAGGGTGCGACCAGTGAGGAGCCGCAGCGCTGCTGACCACCTTGCACCGGCCATTGGTCTTTTTAGCGTCCGGACACACTGCCCACCCTTCCTGTGCGCGCCCCCGCTCCGCCAGCACACGCCTCTCACAAAGGAGCGAGATGACGTGCAACAATGGCCCGCCACGCACGCGCACTCACCTACCACTCACACACGGGTCAGCGACAGGTCTGACATGCACGGTGACCTCAAAGCAGCAGGCGACGGCACCAGAGTCACGTTTGCTGTGAGTCATTAGGACCACAAGCAGAACCTGAGGTCTCTTGAGTAGAAGCGGCTGCAGTTTGGACTTTGTGAACCAATGTAAATGTGGGAACAAAGGCAGCATCTCTAACAAACAGAGCCATGGAAGCATGGGGACTCTGGTGGTGACCTTCACTGACCAGGGACCACAAAAcccgcgagtgtgtgtgtgcgtgcgcgacGGTCTCAGCCGATGTTGACTCAGCACATGTGAAGGTCCCAGTGTCCGGCCTTGACTGGTCCGTACTTGTGCTGCTGCCTTCCTGTTTGGAGACTCACTGCTGCTGTCACGCCGCTCCTGCTGAGCACCACTGGAGTCGTCCGACTCCCTCTGGAAGGTTCCACAGGGCCAGGTCCTGAGGATGGccacagaggaagagatgagggaCATGAGGCACTGAGCCACTCAATCACAAAGAGCAACAAGCACTTTCTCATCTGCTGCGCCCCAACGTTTCTCTTCAAAGCCGGCGAGGAAAGACGTGTCCATCTACATGAAAGGAAGGAAGCCGACCTCTGTGGGCAGGACATGGACATGATGTCTCTCTTATTAGCTTGGACGTGGGTGACTCCTCCGACTCAGGGTGGGAGGACGTGCCGGGGGGTGTTCCTGCAGGGCGTCTGGTGAAACGTTTGGATTCATGTGGCCCGTCTGTCGAGTGAGGAGGGCCCACTGCCTTGGAGGGTGGTTCATGCTGTTAGAGCAGGGTTCTTCACCCTCTCTCTGGCCACGGCGCCTTGGTTGACAGCACCACAGGAGCCTGGGCCAAAGCTCACTGGTGcttcaagtcctgtagaaactccctgtcgactggtgaaacactgcagctactgacactggcttgttctgttgccaggctgtttgcacaaacacatggcagaagatgtctttgtttcccatgtgtccagaaagaggcggcaatatggcTCAATAGATCATGCTTCATTGAtgtgttgactgacttgaaatcactgtttggatgggatcacttctcttttgcatgatgtgactgtagtttccagacaaatccttggcttctctgcctgaacttgcttcataacaacagtgattcttcctctcttcacatgtatttggtggtgcgtttagttgttcagagccaccttttaaagcccagagaagacgttgacagtccatgagcatcaatacagttgagtggaagtcagacaggtcaggttagccgttagctctgttagctctgcgctgcagacagtctttggcctggtggtggctccctccctccctggttctgtggtgaaagagtgtggtccagttagaggcgcatcagctttagaaacagctggaagttgttgaagcatgtgagcggcttcttggttgtgagtgtgtgggaagaggagcgcggcgcaccacagcagcgctgctttgactgagggagggatcaacacactggagctctacagtagagtggagagaaagaatggcagccagtccATGGGATCATCACCGCTGTGTTCGAGGACTGggttgctctccctctctggcctCAACCACTGCATCACTGTCAAGTTaacaaaaagagctgagccagaggcctCCAG
This portion of the Synchiropus splendidus isolate RoL2022-P1 chromosome 18, RoL_Sspl_1.0, whole genome shotgun sequence genome encodes:
- the dhh gene encoding desert hedgehog protein; translation: MRGSRLARGGLLSLWTCVCLLHGCGPGPGYGVRPRARKLAAMHYKQFFPNFSENNLGASGRAEGKVTRNSDRFKQLVCNYNPDIVFKDEENTNADRFMTKRCKESVNRLAIAVMNQWPGVHLRVTEAWDEDGHHPPGSLHYEGRAVDITTDDRDTEKYGLLAQLAVEAGFDWVHYESKYHVHCSVKADHSVAVEKGGCFPGRALVTVAGRGQVTLESLAAGESVMALSATGQVVFSRVISFLHRDPDTWSTFLSLSTDEGYVLTLTAHHLLFLDPRCGANTGRYRARFASRAEPGACVLIRPPGGPVRASRIRSLSSQRAMGVFAPLTLEGTLFVDGVLASSYALVEDHVLAHWAFGPLRLLSLLLVADHLTPARGQNRNTSDLQTCGLKVEWQWKRSSQTQAQQNPGNTAGLHWYARFLYLLGSVFLEKSLCYPERVGARAAAADCTAALSDRCGPARSCVRL